In Streptomyces chartreusis NRRL 3882, the following are encoded in one genomic region:
- a CDS encoding winged helix-turn-helix transcriptional regulator → MEEGTSKSPSNCASTVDYGDADPFQWDTREDCQVRQILDRIADKWSLLVIALLENRRLRFTELRREIDGVSQRMLTVTLRSLERDGLVKRTVHPVVPPRVEYELTSLGRTLHTTIQSLVTWTERHQEEIAAARSAYDARESEARAAEATAS, encoded by the coding sequence ATGGAAGAAGGCACTTCGAAGTCACCGAGTAACTGCGCGAGCACCGTGGACTACGGCGACGCCGATCCCTTCCAGTGGGACACCCGCGAGGACTGCCAGGTCCGGCAGATCCTCGACCGGATCGCCGACAAGTGGTCACTGCTCGTCATCGCGCTGCTGGAGAACCGGCGGCTGCGCTTCACCGAGCTGCGCCGGGAGATCGACGGGGTCAGCCAGCGGATGCTGACGGTGACGCTGCGGTCGCTGGAGCGGGACGGCCTGGTGAAGCGGACGGTGCACCCGGTGGTGCCGCCGCGGGTCGAGTACGAACTGACCTCCCTCGGCCGGACCCTGCACACCACCATCCAGTCGCTGGTGACCTGGACGGAGCGGCACCAGGAGGAGATCGCGGCGGCCCGCAGCGCCTACGACGCCCGTGAGTCGGAGGCGCGGGCCGCGGAGGCTACGGCGTCCTAG
- a CDS encoding amidase family protein, which translates to MSLSAGEIAAGVRARELRAVDVIGAALERIERADPELCAFVEVWREDALRRAGEVDALLAGRAADVPRKREALPLAGVPIAVKGRHGLRAAGPLLAAGCVAVGATSVPGPGTPWRTWGLGARGRTVNPWRADRTPGGSSAGAAVAVAAGLVPLATGSDGAGSVRIPAAWCGVTGLKTTAGRLPSADGTGLAVPGVLARSASDAASWWHVVSQEPVPTGTPLPVTAVWSPDLGFAEPDPEPVALARAAVERLAAAGVLRLVRPRVPLRLADPGPAWLALRTPGADPGGAHRVRAENDRRLAGLFAEAELLLTPTTPTPPHGHDGPGDRYSTSLTWAFNLSGHPALSLPAGFGADGCPAGLHLVAPHGREALLLAVAREAEPRIGG; encoded by the coding sequence GTGTCCCTGTCGGCCGGGGAGATCGCGGCGGGCGTGCGGGCCCGGGAGCTGCGCGCGGTCGACGTGATCGGGGCGGCGCTGGAGCGGATCGAGCGGGCCGATCCGGAGCTGTGCGCGTTCGTCGAGGTCTGGCGCGAGGACGCGTTGCGGCGGGCCGGCGAGGTGGACGCGCTGCTCGCCGGGCGTGCCGCAGATGTCCCCCGAAAGAGGGAAGCGCTGCCGCTGGCCGGGGTGCCGATCGCGGTGAAGGGGCGGCACGGGCTGCGTGCGGCGGGGCCGTTGCTCGCGGCCGGTTGTGTCGCCGTGGGCGCGACCTCGGTGCCCGGGCCGGGAACGCCCTGGCGGACCTGGGGGCTCGGCGCGCGCGGCCGGACCGTCAACCCGTGGCGCGCGGACCGTACGCCGGGCGGCTCGTCGGCCGGGGCAGCGGTGGCGGTGGCGGCCGGGCTGGTGCCGCTGGCGACGGGCAGCGACGGGGCCGGGTCGGTGCGGATCCCGGCGGCCTGGTGCGGGGTGACCGGCCTGAAGACCACGGCCGGACGGCTGCCCTCCGCCGACGGTACGGGGCTCGCCGTCCCCGGTGTGCTCGCCCGCTCGGCGTCGGACGCGGCGAGTTGGTGGCACGTGGTGTCGCAGGAGCCGGTGCCGACCGGCACGCCGCTCCCGGTCACCGCCGTCTGGTCGCCCGACCTGGGCTTCGCGGAGCCCGACCCGGAGCCCGTCGCGCTGGCCCGGGCGGCGGTCGAACGGCTCGCGGCGGCCGGTGTCCTACGGCTCGTACGGCCGCGCGTGCCGTTGCGGCTCGCGGACCCCGGGCCCGCCTGGCTCGCCCTGCGCACACCCGGTGCCGATCCGGGCGGAGCCCACCGCGTCCGGGCGGAGAACGACCGGCGGCTGGCCGGACTGTTCGCCGAAGCGGAGCTGCTGCTGACGCCGACCACGCCCACCCCGCCGCACGGGCACGACGGCCCGGGCGACCGCTACTCCACCTCCCTCACCTGGGCGTTCAACCTCAGCGGGCATCCGGCGCTGAGCCTTCCGGCGGGCTTCGGCGCTGACGGCTGCCCGGCCGGGCTGCACCTGGTGGCGCCGCACGGCCGGGAGGCGCTGCTGCTGGCCGTGGCACGGGAGGCGGAGCCGCGCATCGGGGGCTGA
- the rarD gene encoding EamA family transporter RarD has product MSGKPRGERHIGLLNGFAAYGMWGLVPLFWPLLKPAGAVEILAHRMVWSLVFVGAALLVLRRWAWAGELLRQPRRLGLVTVAATVITLNWGLYIWAVNSGHVVEASLGYFINPLVTIAMGVLLLKERLRPVQWLAVGTGVAAVVVLTVGFGRPPWISLGLAFSFATYGLVKKKLNLGGVESLAAETVVQFLPALGFLVWLTARGDSTFTTEGAGHAVLLASAGIVTALPLVCFGAAAIRVPLSTIGLLQYLTPVFQFLLGVFYFHEAMPPERWAGFALVWLALTLLTWDALRTARRASRTLTSEINVPSTTRTTGTVSAARNADSVASEPDPVDAKP; this is encoded by the coding sequence GTGAGCGGCAAGCCGAGGGGTGAGCGGCACATAGGACTGCTGAACGGCTTCGCGGCCTACGGGATGTGGGGGCTCGTCCCCCTCTTCTGGCCCCTGCTGAAGCCCGCGGGGGCGGTGGAGATCCTGGCCCACCGGATGGTGTGGTCGCTGGTCTTCGTGGGCGCCGCCCTGCTCGTGCTGCGCCGCTGGGCCTGGGCCGGTGAGCTGCTGCGGCAGCCGCGCAGGCTGGGCCTCGTCACGGTCGCCGCGACGGTCATCACCCTCAACTGGGGCCTGTACATCTGGGCCGTGAACTCCGGCCACGTCGTCGAGGCCTCGCTCGGGTACTTCATCAACCCGCTGGTCACCATCGCGATGGGTGTGCTGCTGCTGAAGGAGCGGCTGCGGCCGGTGCAGTGGCTGGCGGTCGGGACCGGCGTCGCGGCGGTCGTCGTACTGACCGTCGGGTTCGGCCGGCCCCCGTGGATCTCCCTCGGCCTCGCCTTCTCCTTCGCCACGTACGGGCTGGTGAAGAAGAAGCTGAACCTCGGCGGCGTGGAGTCGCTGGCCGCCGAGACCGTGGTCCAGTTCCTGCCCGCGCTCGGCTTCCTGGTGTGGCTGACCGCGCGGGGCGACTCCACCTTCACCACCGAGGGCGCGGGGCACGCGGTGCTGCTCGCCTCGGCCGGGATCGTCACTGCGCTGCCCCTGGTCTGCTTCGGCGCCGCCGCCATCCGCGTGCCCCTGTCCACGATCGGCCTGTTGCAGTACCTGACGCCGGTCTTCCAGTTCCTGCTCGGCGTCTTCTACTTCCACGAGGCGATGCCGCCGGAGCGCTGGGCCGGGTTCGCGCTGGTGTGGCTGGCGCTGACGCTGCTCACCTGGGACGCCCTGCGCACCGCCCGCCGGGCCTCCCGCACGCTGACCAGCGAGATCAACGTGCCCAGCACCACCAGGACCACCGGCACGGTGAGCGCCGCCCGGAACGCCGACAGCGTGGCCTCGGAGCCGGACCCGGTGGACGCCAAGCCGTAG
- a CDS encoding flavodoxin family protein, translating to MTRRFLFVLGSARADGNTELLARRAAEQLPPDVEQQWIDLAEHPVPDFEDLRHDSDHVRPTEGNLALLLDATLAATDIVIASPLYWYSVSAHTKRYLDYWSGWLRTPGLDFKATLAGRTLWGVTALAHTQPEVADPLVGTLNNSAAYMGMRFGGVLLGNGSKPGDVLNDTEALTRAKTFFAQEAPPARFVYED from the coding sequence ATGACCCGTCGCTTCCTCTTCGTCCTGGGCAGTGCCCGTGCCGACGGCAACACCGAGCTGCTGGCCCGCCGGGCAGCCGAGCAACTGCCCCCGGACGTCGAACAGCAGTGGATCGACCTGGCCGAGCATCCGGTGCCCGACTTCGAGGACCTGCGGCACGACAGCGACCACGTCCGCCCGACCGAGGGCAACCTGGCGCTGCTGCTCGACGCCACCCTCGCGGCCACGGACATCGTGATCGCCTCGCCCCTGTACTGGTACTCGGTCTCCGCGCACACCAAGCGCTACCTGGACTACTGGTCCGGCTGGCTGCGCACGCCCGGCCTCGACTTCAAGGCGACCCTGGCGGGACGCACCCTGTGGGGCGTCACCGCGCTCGCGCACACGCAGCCGGAGGTGGCCGACCCGCTGGTCGGGACGCTCAACAACTCGGCCGCGTACATGGGGATGCGGTTCGGCGGAGTGCTGCTCGGCAACGGCAGCAAGCCCGGTGACGTGCTGAACGACACCGAGGCACTGACCCGCGCGAAGACGTTCTTCGCGCAGGAGGCGCCGCCGGCCCGGTTCGTGTACGAGGACTGA
- a CDS encoding ABC transporter permease has translation MSQAEAARAVRPVSPLWTFGLLRSELTTTFRRWRTLALLAVLAGVPVLVGIAVKMETSDGSSPGGGGGGGPAFISQITNNGLFLVFTALAATLPFFLPMAIGVVAGDAIAGEANAGTLRYLLVAPAGRTRLLLTKYATVVIFCLAATLVVAVSALTVGALLFPLGDLTTISGTRIGFAEGLGRALLIALVVAASLIGVAALGLFVSTLTGSGIAATATTVGLLITVQILDQIPQLHALQPYFFSHYWLSFADLMREPVYWDDLAKNLGLQALYAGVFGSAAWARFTTKDITA, from the coding sequence ATGTCGCAGGCTGAAGCCGCACGGGCCGTACGGCCGGTGAGCCCGCTGTGGACCTTCGGGCTGCTGCGCAGCGAGCTCACCACCACTTTCCGGCGCTGGCGCACCCTCGCGCTGCTGGCCGTGCTGGCGGGCGTGCCCGTCCTGGTCGGCATCGCCGTCAAGATGGAGACGAGTGACGGTTCGTCGCCCGGCGGTGGTGGGGGCGGGGGACCGGCCTTCATCTCGCAGATCACGAACAACGGCCTGTTCCTCGTCTTCACCGCGCTGGCCGCCACCCTCCCGTTCTTCCTGCCGATGGCGATCGGTGTCGTCGCGGGCGACGCGATCGCCGGCGAGGCGAACGCCGGCACGCTCCGCTACCTGCTGGTCGCCCCGGCCGGCCGCACCCGTCTGCTGCTCACCAAGTACGCGACCGTCGTCATCTTCTGCCTGGCCGCCACCCTTGTCGTGGCCGTCTCGGCGCTGACGGTCGGCGCGCTGCTGTTCCCGCTCGGCGACCTGACGACCATCTCCGGCACCCGGATCGGTTTCGCCGAAGGCCTGGGCAGAGCCCTGCTGATCGCCCTGGTCGTCGCCGCGTCACTGATCGGCGTCGCGGCGCTCGGACTGTTCGTCTCGACGCTCACGGGCAGCGGCATCGCGGCGACGGCGACCACCGTCGGTCTGCTGATCACGGTCCAGATCCTCGACCAGATCCCGCAACTGCACGCCCTCCAGCCGTACTTCTTCTCGCACTACTGGCTGTCCTTCGCCGACCTCATGCGCGAGCCCGTGTACTGGGACGACCTGGCGAAGAACCTCGGCCTCCAGGCCCTGTACGCGGGGGTGTTCGGCTCGGCGGCCTGGGCGCGCTTCACGACGAAGGACATCACCGCGTAG
- a CDS encoding SDR family oxidoreductase: protein MSIIVTGATGNLGRHVVEQLLEKVPAEQITAVVRNAEKAADLAERGVRIALADYNAPASFDGLFSAGDKVLLVSGNEFDKGRVQQHKVVIDAAKAAGVALLAYTSAPGTLTAALADDHRGTEELLLDSGVPYTLLRNGWYHENYTENLAPVLEHNAVVAAAGEGKVSSASRADYAAAAVAVLTGEGHENKTYELGGDTPWSFAEYAAELSRQTGREITYNAVSTEVLTGILTGAGLPEPLARTLAGVDASIEKGELVVSTGDLSRLTGRPTTPLSEAIAAALKG from the coding sequence ATGAGCATCATCGTCACCGGAGCCACCGGAAACCTCGGCCGTCACGTCGTGGAGCAGCTGCTGGAGAAGGTCCCCGCCGAGCAGATCACCGCGGTCGTCCGCAACGCGGAGAAGGCCGCCGACCTCGCGGAGCGCGGTGTGCGGATCGCGCTGGCCGACTACAACGCCCCGGCGTCCTTCGACGGGCTCTTCTCCGCCGGTGACAAGGTGCTGCTGGTCTCCGGCAACGAGTTCGACAAGGGTCGTGTGCAGCAGCACAAGGTCGTCATCGACGCCGCCAAGGCGGCCGGTGTGGCCCTGCTCGCCTACACCAGCGCCCCGGGCACGCTGACCGCCGCGCTCGCCGACGACCACCGCGGCACCGAGGAACTGCTGCTGGACTCCGGCGTTCCCTACACCCTGCTGCGCAACGGCTGGTACCACGAGAACTACACCGAGAACCTCGCCCCGGTGCTGGAGCACAACGCGGTCGTGGCCGCCGCCGGCGAGGGCAAGGTCTCCTCCGCCTCGCGCGCCGACTACGCCGCTGCGGCCGTCGCCGTGCTGACCGGCGAGGGGCACGAGAACAAGACGTACGAGCTGGGCGGCGACACCCCGTGGAGCTTCGCCGAGTACGCGGCCGAGCTGAGCCGCCAGACCGGCAGGGAGATCACCTACAACGCGGTGTCGACCGAGGTGCTCACCGGAATCCTGACCGGCGCCGGCCTGCCCGAGCCGCTGGCGCGGACGCTCGCGGGCGTGGACGCCTCCATCGAGAAGGGCGAGCTGGTCGTCTCCACCGGCGACCTGTCCCGGCTGACGGGCCGCCCGACCACCCCGCTCTCCGAAGCCATCGCCGCGGCGCTCAAGGGCTGA
- a CDS encoding VOC family protein, which yields MADNTPHPLHWKIVIDCANPQAQADFWAAALRYEVEDNNTLIERLLDSGAVPADVTVEFHGRRAFRDLVAVRHPDDPYDKESGTGLGRRLLFQRVPEAKTVKNRLHLDLHPGQGTREDEVVRLERLGASVLRRVAEQGTAWVVMEDPEGNEFCVH from the coding sequence ATGGCCGACAACACTCCGCACCCCCTCCACTGGAAGATCGTCATCGACTGCGCGAACCCGCAGGCACAGGCCGACTTCTGGGCCGCCGCGCTGCGCTACGAGGTCGAGGACAACAACACGCTCATCGAGAGGCTGCTGGACTCCGGCGCCGTACCGGCCGACGTCACGGTCGAGTTCCACGGCCGGCGCGCCTTCCGGGACCTGGTCGCCGTACGGCATCCCGACGACCCGTACGACAAGGAGAGCGGGACCGGGCTGGGGCGGCGGTTGCTGTTCCAGCGGGTGCCGGAGGCGAAGACGGTCAAGAACCGGCTCCACCTGGACCTGCACCCCGGTCAAGGGACGCGCGAGGACGAGGTGGTACGCCTGGAGAGGCTCGGGGCGAGCGTGCTGCGGCGAGTGGCGGAGCAGGGCACGGCATGGGTCGTGATGGAGGATCCGGAGGGAAACGAGTTCTGCGTGCACTAG
- a CDS encoding DUF6668 family protein, with protein MQTGMRQGPEIWIRGPVTGQGPGAPGPAHAHAAARRFSWVGTHGGAGVSTLAAVYGGHDSGRAWPGPGDPPSVLLVARTHAAGLDSVAGAVDVFRRGQAPPGLDLDAVVLVADAPGRLPRPLAQRVKSLESVIDVYRVPWVPAWRLGEPGHPPRETSALVRLTGAAR; from the coding sequence ATGCAGACAGGCATGCGACAGGGGCCGGAGATCTGGATCCGCGGCCCGGTGACCGGCCAGGGGCCGGGGGCGCCGGGGCCCGCTCACGCCCATGCCGCGGCACGGCGTTTCTCCTGGGTCGGCACACACGGCGGCGCGGGCGTCTCCACCCTCGCCGCGGTCTACGGCGGCCATGACAGCGGCCGCGCCTGGCCCGGGCCGGGCGATCCGCCGTCGGTGCTGCTGGTCGCGCGGACGCACGCGGCCGGGCTGGACTCGGTCGCCGGTGCTGTGGATGTCTTCCGGCGCGGTCAGGCCCCGCCCGGGCTGGACCTCGATGCCGTCGTCCTCGTGGCGGACGCTCCGGGCCGGCTGCCGCGTCCGCTCGCCCAGCGGGTCAAGTCCCTGGAGTCGGTCATCGACGTGTACCGCGTGCCCTGGGTGCCGGCCTGGCGGCTGGGCGAGCCGGGGCATCCGCCGCGCGAGACATCGGCCCTGGTCCGGCTGACGGGAGCGGCGCGCTGA
- a CDS encoding winged helix-turn-helix transcriptional regulator, with the protein MAVINSEAEVLCPYRLVLEHVTSRWGVLVLIELLDRPHRFSELRRAISRYGGRGVSEKMLTQTLQTLERDGLVHRDAKPVIPPRVDYSLTDLGREAAEQVRALSQWTHRRMDDVEKARRAYDEARAAS; encoded by the coding sequence ATGGCAGTAATCAACAGCGAGGCCGAGGTCCTGTGTCCGTACCGGCTGGTGCTGGAGCACGTCACCAGCCGCTGGGGCGTGCTCGTACTGATCGAGCTTCTGGACCGCCCGCACCGGTTCAGCGAGCTGCGCCGGGCGATCAGCCGTTACGGGGGCCGGGGCGTCAGCGAGAAGATGCTCACGCAGACGCTCCAGACCCTGGAGCGCGACGGCCTCGTCCACCGCGACGCCAAGCCCGTGATCCCGCCCCGCGTCGACTACTCCCTCACGGATCTGGGTCGCGAGGCCGCCGAGCAGGTGCGGGCCCTCTCCCAGTGGACGCACCGGCGCATGGACGACGTGGAGAAGGCCCGCCGGGCATACGACGAGGCCCGGGCCGCGTCCTGA
- a CDS encoding tetratricopeptide repeat protein — MARLSREKKREQKQAAHAATPAAPIDVRVPGAGADPAGAAPGAGAGGVCDGASVGGVPVFAAPGEEIQQAVLNRLHHIALATGHPVLATVHDERIGYVVPLQVDPDGSSRFTAEPVRTAPPEDAVAAAGTPAAGAVTEPPVPPPGPTPPGPTPPGPTPPGPTPPGPTPPGPTPPAPEPQHPQDDRATHVLRPAQEPGRGPASTFPLRAVPEPQPADQPVPTFELRAVTESPRPEPEDTRPGPATTPPGTVAPPTGEFGPPPLMDVRPLPVPGTGPGPQRRREPEPMSEAELLAAEADAKPTPARGFDAVAEAVLGDEPLGAPGDPAAPALLAEPIARINEAVKEGRIDAAAGLADQTVVEASGTLGPEHPEVLRLRELTAYISYLSGDPLRAFRLSLDLAAARRRTGDAEAAYGNVQSAATAWRAVRDPAVGLELGRDLIGLWTELAGEDGPAAEEIEQLESARARMGRLTERARNQ; from the coding sequence ATGGCTCGACTCAGCCGCGAGAAGAAGCGGGAACAGAAGCAGGCCGCGCACGCGGCGACCCCGGCGGCGCCGATCGACGTCCGTGTCCCCGGGGCCGGAGCGGACCCGGCAGGAGCGGCGCCGGGAGCCGGAGCGGGGGGTGTCTGCGACGGTGCGTCGGTCGGCGGCGTCCCCGTCTTCGCGGCCCCCGGCGAGGAGATCCAGCAGGCCGTCCTGAACCGCCTTCACCACATCGCCCTGGCCACCGGCCATCCCGTCCTCGCCACGGTCCACGACGAGCGCATCGGCTACGTCGTGCCCCTCCAGGTCGACCCGGACGGCTCCAGCCGCTTCACCGCCGAGCCGGTCCGCACGGCCCCGCCGGAGGACGCCGTCGCCGCCGCGGGAACGCCTGCGGCGGGTGCGGTGACGGAGCCGCCCGTTCCACCGCCCGGACCGACACCGCCCGGACCGACGCCGCCCGGACCGACGCCGCCCGGACCGACGCCGCCCGGACCGACGCCGCCCGGACCGACGCCGCCCGCGCCGGAGCCGCAGCACCCGCAGGACGACAGGGCCACGCACGTCCTGCGCCCCGCACAGGAGCCCGGCCGTGGCCCGGCCTCGACGTTCCCGCTGCGGGCGGTGCCCGAACCGCAGCCGGCCGATCAGCCCGTACCGACCTTCGAGCTGCGAGCCGTCACCGAGTCGCCGCGGCCCGAACCGGAAGACACGCGGCCGGGCCCGGCCACGACACCCCCCGGCACCGTCGCGCCCCCGACCGGAGAGTTCGGCCCGCCGCCGCTCATGGACGTCAGGCCGCTCCCCGTCCCGGGGACCGGCCCGGGCCCGCAGCGCAGGCGCGAACCCGAGCCGATGTCCGAAGCGGAGCTGCTCGCGGCCGAAGCCGACGCCAAGCCGACCCCCGCCCGCGGCTTCGACGCCGTCGCGGAGGCCGTGCTCGGCGACGAACCCCTCGGCGCCCCGGGCGACCCGGCCGCCCCCGCCCTCCTCGCGGAGCCGATCGCGCGGATCAACGAGGCCGTCAAGGAGGGCCGGATCGACGCGGCGGCCGGGCTGGCGGACCAGACCGTCGTGGAGGCGTCGGGGACGCTCGGGCCGGAGCACCCCGAGGTGCTCCGGCTGCGCGAACTCACCGCGTACATCTCCTACTTGTCCGGTGATCCGCTCCGTGCCTTCCGGTTGTCCCTCGACCTGGCCGCCGCCCGCCGCCGCACGGGTGACGCCGAGGCCGCCTACGGCAACGTGCAGAGCGCGGCCACCGCCTGGCGCGCCGTGCGCGACCCCGCGGTGGGGCTGGAGCTGGGCCGGGACCTGATCGGCCTGTGGACCGAACTCGCCGGCGAGGACGGCCCCGCCGCCGAGGAGATCGAGCAACTGGAGTCGGCCCGCGCCCGCATGGGCCGGCTGACCGAACGGGCCCGCAACCAGTAG
- a CDS encoding M28 family metallopeptidase yields the protein MKLSASARAVAAGAVATAMLLTGGAVADAASAPPRPAAAPDIPLAGVKAHLSQLQSIATANGGNRAHGRAGYKASIDHIKAKLDAAGYTTTVQQFTASGRTGYNLIADWPGGDANQVVMAGSHLDSVSSGPGINDNGSGSAAVLETALAVSRAQYKPTKHLRFAWWGAEELGLVGSRHYVSRLATGDRSRISAYLNFDMIGSPNPGYFVYDDDPAIEKTFKEYFSGLGVPTEIETEGDGRSDHAPFKSAGVPVGGLFTGASRTKTAAQAAKWGGTAGRAFDRCYHSSCDTTANIDDTALDRNSDAVAYAVWELSQ from the coding sequence ATGAAGCTCTCCGCATCCGCGCGTGCCGTGGCGGCAGGTGCCGTGGCGACCGCCATGCTCCTGACCGGCGGTGCCGTGGCGGACGCCGCGTCCGCTCCCCCAAGACCGGCCGCCGCGCCCGACATACCCCTGGCGGGCGTCAAGGCCCACCTCTCCCAGCTCCAGTCCATCGCCACCGCCAACGGCGGCAACCGCGCGCACGGCCGCGCCGGCTACAAGGCCTCGATCGACCACATCAAGGCCAAGCTGGACGCGGCCGGGTACACCACCACGGTCCAGCAGTTCACCGCCTCCGGCCGCACCGGCTACAACCTGATCGCCGACTGGCCCGGCGGCGACGCGAACCAGGTCGTGATGGCCGGCTCGCACCTCGACAGCGTCTCCTCCGGGCCCGGCATCAACGACAACGGGTCCGGCTCGGCCGCCGTCCTGGAGACCGCCCTCGCGGTGTCCCGGGCGCAGTACAAGCCCACCAAGCACCTGCGGTTCGCCTGGTGGGGCGCGGAGGAACTCGGCCTGGTCGGCTCCCGCCACTACGTCAGCCGGCTGGCCACCGGGGACCGTTCGAGGATCAGCGCCTACCTGAACTTCGACATGATCGGCTCCCCGAACCCCGGCTACTTCGTCTACGACGACGACCCGGCGATCGAGAAGACCTTCAAGGAGTACTTCAGTGGCCTCGGCGTCCCGACCGAGATCGAGACCGAGGGCGACGGCCGCTCCGACCACGCGCCCTTCAAGAGCGCGGGCGTGCCGGTGGGCGGCCTGTTCACCGGGGCCAGCCGGACGAAGACGGCGGCGCAGGCGGCCAAGTGGGGCGGTACGGCCGGGCGGGCCTTCGACCGCTGCTACCACTCCTCCTGCGACACCACCGCCAACATCGACGACACCGCCCTCGACCGCAACAGCGACGCCGTCGCGTACGCGGTGTGGGAGCTGTCGCAGTAA
- a CDS encoding CGNR zinc finger domain-containing protein, with protein MNERATETPGLRLTSYGGKVFRFDPGALCLELLTTGGPGEFARYEVLHEPADLVAWIARSRLPDGLDITVTEDELERVRTLRDAVFPLAADRAHGRPLQAADLDVVNAAAAGPPLVPRIEPDGTRAWAPGATGAHLLSTVARDAIDLFTGPYAHRVRECGAHNCYLLFVDTSRPGRRRWCAMEHCGNREKARAHRSRQAPRTP; from the coding sequence GTGAATGAGCGCGCAACGGAAACGCCGGGACTGAGGCTGACTTCGTACGGGGGGAAGGTCTTCCGCTTCGACCCCGGCGCCCTGTGCCTGGAGCTGCTGACGACGGGCGGCCCGGGGGAGTTCGCGCGGTACGAGGTGCTGCACGAGCCCGCCGACCTGGTCGCCTGGATCGCCCGCAGCCGTCTCCCGGACGGCTTGGACATCACCGTCACCGAGGACGAGCTGGAGCGCGTGCGCACCCTGCGCGACGCCGTGTTCCCGCTCGCCGCCGACCGCGCCCACGGCCGCCCGCTGCAAGCCGCCGACCTGGACGTCGTCAACGCCGCCGCGGCCGGGCCGCCGCTGGTCCCCCGCATCGAGCCGGACGGCACCCGTGCCTGGGCCCCGGGCGCCACCGGAGCCCACCTGCTCTCCACGGTCGCCCGGGACGCGATCGACCTGTTCACCGGCCCCTACGCACACCGCGTCCGCGAATGCGGGGCCCACAACTGCTACCTGCTCTTCGTCGACACCTCCCGCCCGGGCCGCCGCCGCTGGTGCGCGATGGAGCACTGCGGCAACCGCGAGAAGGCCCGGGCGCACCGGTCCCGCCAGGCTCCTAGGACGCCGTAG
- a CDS encoding 2-oxoacid:ferredoxin oxidoreductase subunit beta, which produces MAETSTQGTGTIEALSLVPKAEGRQSMKDFKSDQEVRWCPGCGDYAILAAVQGFMPELGLAKENIVFVSGIGCSSRFPYYMNTYGMHSIHGRAPAIATGLASSRRDLSVWVVTGDGDALSIGGNHLIHALRRNVNLKILLFNNRIYGLTKGQYSPTSEVGKITKSTPMGSLDAPFNPVSLAIGAEASFVARTVDSDRKHLTEVLRQASAHQGTALIEIYQNCNIFNDGAFDALKDKRQAEEAVIRLEHGKPIRFGSDLAKGVVRDRATGDLKVVAVTPENEDQVLVHDAHAESPTTAFALSRLADPDTLHHTPIGVLRSVDRPVYDTQMADQLDSAIEQHGKGDLAALLAGGDTWTVVG; this is translated from the coding sequence ATGGCTGAGACGTCCACACAAGGCACGGGCACCATCGAGGCGCTTTCCCTCGTCCCCAAGGCCGAGGGCAGGCAGTCGATGAAGGACTTCAAGTCCGATCAGGAAGTGCGCTGGTGCCCTGGCTGCGGCGACTACGCCATCCTCGCCGCGGTGCAGGGCTTCATGCCCGAGCTGGGGCTGGCGAAGGAGAACATCGTCTTCGTCTCGGGCATCGGCTGTTCCTCCCGCTTCCCGTACTACATGAACACGTACGGGATGCACTCCATCCACGGCCGCGCACCGGCCATCGCCACGGGTCTGGCCAGCTCCCGCCGCGACCTGTCGGTGTGGGTCGTCACGGGTGACGGTGACGCGCTGTCCATCGGCGGCAACCACCTGATCCACGCCCTGCGCCGCAACGTCAACCTCAAGATCCTGCTGTTCAACAACCGGATCTACGGTCTGACCAAGGGCCAGTACTCGCCGACCTCCGAGGTCGGGAAGATCACCAAGTCGACGCCGATGGGCTCGCTGGACGCGCCCTTCAACCCGGTGTCGCTGGCGATCGGCGCGGAGGCGTCGTTCGTGGCGCGGACCGTCGACTCCGACCGCAAGCACCTGACGGAGGTGCTGCGCCAGGCCTCCGCCCACCAGGGCACGGCCCTGATCGAGATCTACCAGAACTGCAACATCTTCAACGACGGTGCCTTCGACGCCCTCAAGGACAAGCGGCAGGCCGAGGAGGCCGTGATCCGGCTGGAGCACGGCAAGCCGATCCGCTTCGGCAGCGACCTGGCCAAGGGTGTCGTCCGGGACCGGGCGACCGGTGATCTGAAGGTGGTGGCGGTGACGCCGGAGAACGAGGACCAGGTGCTCGTCCACGACGCGCACGCCGAGTCCCCGACCACGGCGTTCGCGCTGTCCCGCCTGGCCGACCCGGACACCCTGCACCACACGCCGATCGGTGTCCTGCGCTCCGTCGACCGGCCCGTCTACGACACGCAGATGGCCGACCAGTTGGACAGCGCGATCGAGCAGCACGGCAAGGGCGACCTGGCGGCGCTGCTGGCGGGCGGCGACACCTGGACGGTCGTCGGCTGA